In the Chlorobium limicola DSM 245 genome, one interval contains:
- a CDS encoding TPM domain-containing protein: protein MKQIVSDQERSRLDERIAETERRTGTQIVLSVIQRSDSYAELPWKAFALGASGAGLILLLLYWRLYDWYPDVSARIMVSGMLSCGALLALLSVMLPRFAKCFLSDYRAEAEVRQYAKSLFLDRELFATRKRSGILLLLSLFERRVVVLPDRGVDDRFGEADVEKMIAAMTPFLKRKQIGQAFDAGLDYLTRILTTASPEACNDELPNEIIGEKGI from the coding sequence ATGAAACAGATAGTATCGGATCAGGAGCGCAGTCGTCTGGATGAGCGCATTGCCGAAACGGAACGGCGCACCGGAACACAGATCGTCCTGAGCGTCATTCAGCGAAGCGATTCCTATGCGGAACTCCCGTGGAAAGCGTTTGCCCTCGGCGCATCGGGCGCCGGACTGATCCTTCTTTTGCTCTATTGGCGGTTGTACGACTGGTATCCGGATGTGTCCGCTCGAATCATGGTGTCGGGCATGCTCTCATGTGGCGCCCTGCTGGCGCTCCTGAGCGTGATGTTACCACGATTCGCGAAATGTTTTTTATCCGACTATCGCGCCGAAGCGGAAGTGCGGCAGTATGCAAAATCGCTGTTTCTGGATCGGGAGCTGTTTGCTACCCGGAAAAGGAGTGGCATTCTGCTGCTGCTGAGTCTGTTTGAGCGTCGGGTTGTTGTTTTGCCTGACAGGGGAGTGGATGATCGTTTCGGGGAAGCGGATGTGGAAAAAATGATAGCGGCAATGACTCCGTTTCTGAAGCGTAAACAGATCGGTCAGGCATTCGATGCCGGTCTGGACTATCTCACCCGAATATTGACTACAGCTTCTCCGGAGGCTTGTAACGACGAATTGCCAAATGAAATCATCGGGGAGAAGGGAATATGA
- a CDS encoding glutamate synthase-related protein, which produces MNNSFPTKKVKVATWSELEEKKPAYAQVLNVDLVVIRYGESVSVLYGRCHHRGALMADGSIDGKNLLCSVHGWDYRFESGISEYNNDEKLERFAAWIDKADNAVYVDENEVASWSARHPQHGRGHAWADTNDTPEEPFNSYIRRLAATQPSAFPAHGNVSAMGVPLIDLPQWKDIQILTAQLSRQPFLEDEPVDTTVVIGPNARIPLTLSIPVFVTDMSFGALSREAKIALAKGAEMAGTGIASGEGGMLEDERRENSRYFYELAPAKFGWNIDKVKRCQAFHFKAGQAAKTGIGGILPGAKVSQEIADTRGLRPYEEAVSPSRFPDLYTPEDFRDLSEEIREATGGIPIGFKMSAQHIERDIDFALDAGADYIILDGRGGGTGASPDLLKYHTGIPTIPALARARAHLDRCGAASVSLVITGGLRTETDYLKALALGADAIAIGNAAIQAIGCLSMRACGNNHCPVGIATQDPVLRERVVTGIASERLRNYLLNTTALMKVMARACGYRRLSDFSRQDLVTCRADMASLAGIAHAGGFSDAAKS; this is translated from the coding sequence ATGAATAATAGCTTCCCGACGAAAAAAGTTAAAGTCGCAACATGGAGCGAGCTCGAAGAGAAAAAACCGGCTTATGCGCAGGTATTGAATGTTGACCTTGTCGTCATCCGCTACGGAGAAAGCGTCTCGGTACTGTACGGTCGGTGCCATCATCGCGGAGCCCTGATGGCCGACGGATCTATCGACGGAAAAAACCTTCTGTGCAGCGTGCACGGCTGGGACTACCGGTTCGAGAGCGGCATAAGCGAATACAACAACGACGAAAAGCTCGAACGCTTCGCGGCATGGATCGACAAGGCAGACAATGCCGTCTATGTGGATGAAAACGAAGTCGCGAGCTGGTCAGCCCGGCATCCGCAGCACGGTAGAGGCCATGCCTGGGCCGATACGAACGATACGCCGGAGGAGCCATTCAATAGCTATATCCGTCGGCTTGCCGCCACACAGCCATCTGCATTTCCGGCCCATGGCAATGTTTCGGCGATGGGAGTTCCGCTGATCGATCTTCCGCAGTGGAAAGATATCCAGATCCTCACGGCGCAACTCTCAAGACAGCCTTTTTTAGAAGATGAACCGGTTGATACCACAGTCGTTATCGGGCCGAACGCGCGGATTCCCCTTACGCTGTCCATACCGGTTTTCGTAACAGACATGAGCTTCGGAGCGTTGTCGCGCGAAGCTAAAATCGCGCTGGCAAAAGGCGCAGAGATGGCCGGAACCGGTATAGCTTCAGGCGAAGGCGGCATGCTGGAAGATGAGAGGAGAGAGAACTCCCGATATTTCTATGAGCTTGCGCCCGCTAAATTCGGCTGGAATATCGACAAAGTCAAGCGCTGCCAAGCGTTTCATTTCAAGGCCGGTCAGGCTGCCAAAACCGGAATCGGAGGAATTCTGCCTGGTGCGAAAGTGAGCCAGGAGATCGCCGATACGCGCGGGCTTCGGCCTTATGAGGAAGCGGTTTCGCCCTCCCGCTTTCCCGATCTCTATACCCCGGAGGATTTCAGGGATTTATCCGAAGAGATCCGCGAAGCGACCGGCGGCATCCCGATAGGGTTCAAAATGTCTGCACAGCATATCGAACGGGATATCGACTTCGCGCTTGATGCCGGTGCCGATTACATCATTCTCGACGGACGCGGCGGAGGTACGGGAGCATCGCCCGATCTTTTGAAGTATCACACCGGCATACCTACCATTCCGGCTCTTGCGCGTGCCCGCGCACATCTCGACAGGTGCGGGGCTGCGAGCGTTTCGCTCGTCATCACCGGCGGCCTGCGCACGGAAACGGATTACCTCAAGGCCCTGGCTCTCGGGGCGGATGCCATCGCCATCGGCAATGCCGCCATTCAGGCAATCGGCTGCCTCTCCATGCGGGCATGTGGCAACAACCACTGCCCGGTGGGTATCGCGACGCAGGATCCCGTTCTCAGGGAGCGGGTGGTGACAGGGATCGCTTCAGAAAGACTCCGTAATTACCTGTTGAACACCACGGCCCTGATGAAGGTCATGGCTCGCGCGTGCGGCTACCGGAGGCTCAGCGATTTCAGCAGGCAAGATCTGGTAACCTGCAGGGCGGATATGGCCTCGCTTGCAGGCATAGCCCATGCCGGAGGATTTTCCGATGCAGCGAAATCATGA
- a CDS encoding M50 family metallopeptidase — MIVSVLAFIIVMSLVVLVHEFGHFLAARKAGVPVYEFFVGFPFSPRIATLYRHKETEFTLRLLPLGGFVSFSADGDEDAHKLFGASPLSRASIMVGGPLFNVVFAYLVFIPAFLGKEGGSLLQAIQSSAHALWMVVVGTFSMLGHLFAGQGGMESFSGPIGIAVMAGQAANTGLPDLLFFTGVLSISLGIMNLMPFPGLDGGQLMLVLIEAIRNRPLGARSYQVINFTGIMLFIGLSIVITWHDILRLVS; from the coding sequence ATGATTGTTTCTGTACTTGCTTTTATAATCGTCATGTCGCTTGTGGTGCTTGTCCACGAGTTCGGTCATTTTCTCGCGGCCCGCAAGGCCGGCGTCCCGGTATATGAGTTTTTCGTCGGCTTTCCGTTCAGTCCGCGAATCGCGACCCTGTATCGCCACAAGGAGACCGAGTTTACGTTACGCCTGTTGCCGCTTGGAGGTTTCGTGAGTTTTTCGGCCGACGGAGACGAAGATGCGCACAAGCTGTTCGGGGCTTCACCTCTTTCACGCGCTTCGATTATGGTCGGAGGCCCTTTGTTCAACGTGGTTTTCGCCTATCTGGTGTTTATTCCGGCCTTTTTGGGGAAAGAAGGCGGTTCGTTGCTGCAGGCGATACAGTCGAGCGCACATGCTCTCTGGATGGTGGTGGTCGGGACGTTCTCCATGCTCGGTCATCTTTTCGCCGGTCAGGGAGGCATGGAAAGTTTTTCCGGCCCTATCGGGATTGCCGTAATGGCCGGACAGGCGGCGAATACGGGGCTTCCGGATCTGCTTTTTTTCACAGGAGTACTCAGTATCAGCCTCGGAATCATGAACCTGATGCCGTTTCCCGGACTCGATGGCGGTCAGCTCATGCTGGTGCTGATCGAAGCCATACGTAACCGTCCTCTCGGAGCGAGATCGTATCAGGTTATCAACTTTACCGGCATCATGCTTTTTATCGGGTTGTCGATCGTCATTACCTGGCACGACATCCTGCGTCTCGTGAGCTAA
- a CDS encoding TPM domain-containing protein: MKARPMFLLLPIIMFISSILFAADVPYLSGRITDNAQLLSPELNRSLSDSLQAHEKRTGNQIAVLTIATLDGESIEDYAVRVFESWKLGQKGRDNGVLIVVVPDDRRMRIEVGYGLEGTLTDVMAGRIVQNVMTPKFKNGDFGDGIADGVRAVIEVLEGGELPDTGVTTGSTEKSNFFEMEGPELSIQERILMGAFIFGIIGLFTAIGIMTPGVGWFLYLFLIPFWAVFPIVVLGSGAAFYCFIAYVIGFPVTKLFIRKTDWYKKAQKELRTKGQTSIGGFSIGSGSSGSSWSSGGSGFSGGGGSSGGGGASGSW; this comes from the coding sequence ATGAAGGCAAGACCGATGTTCCTGTTGCTCCCGATTATCATGTTCATCAGTTCAATACTGTTTGCTGCAGATGTTCCTTATCTGAGCGGGAGAATCACGGATAATGCACAGCTTCTGTCGCCGGAGCTCAACCGGTCGTTGTCGGACAGCCTGCAGGCACATGAAAAGCGCACCGGCAACCAGATTGCCGTTCTGACGATTGCCACACTCGATGGTGAGAGCATCGAAGATTACGCAGTCAGGGTGTTCGAGTCATGGAAACTTGGTCAGAAAGGCAGGGATAATGGTGTTCTGATCGTGGTGGTTCCCGACGACCGGCGGATGCGCATCGAAGTGGGGTACGGCCTTGAAGGAACGCTCACCGATGTCATGGCGGGACGGATCGTTCAAAACGTTATGACCCCTAAATTCAAAAACGGAGATTTTGGCGACGGTATTGCCGATGGGGTCCGGGCAGTGATTGAGGTTCTTGAGGGCGGCGAATTGCCGGATACAGGCGTTACAACCGGTTCGACGGAAAAGTCGAATTTCTTTGAAATGGAGGGGCCGGAGCTTTCGATTCAGGAGCGTATTCTTATGGGAGCGTTTATTTTCGGAATCATCGGACTGTTTACCGCAATCGGGATAATGACGCCGGGTGTCGGATGGTTTTTATACCTTTTTCTGATTCCCTTCTGGGCGGTTTTTCCGATTGTTGTCCTTGGGTCAGGTGCTGCGTTCTATTGTTTTATCGCCTATGTGATAGGTTTCCCGGTTACAAAACTTTTCATACGAAAGACCGACTGGTATAAAAAGGCTCAAAAAGAACTGCGAACCAAGGGGCAGACTTCAATTGGCGGCTTTTCGATCGGTTCCGGCAGTTCCGGTTCATCCTGGTCTTCAGGCGGGTCAGGTTTTTCGGGAGGTGGAGGATCATCGGGTGGAGGCGGTGCCTCCGGCAGTTGGTAG
- a CDS encoding citrate/2-methylcitrate synthase, translating into MSILANRDTQVVIIGGVAGLNAARRMAQFDFLINRPLSVQAFVYPPEEGQQKEIYRGGELKNVPVYSSLEDALAENPGINTALIYIGANRAYQAAKEALEASSIKLVSMITEGVPEKDAKRLRKLAIEAGKLFNGPSSIGIMSAGECRLGVIGGEFKNLKLCNLYRSGSFGVITKSGGLSNEAMWLCAQNGNGITTAVAIGGDAYPGTDFVTYLEMFEKDPETKAVVIVGEVGGTLEDEAAEWLAAEKRRIRLVATIGGTCQEVLPQGMKFGHAGAKEGKKGVGSARAKMNALRDAGALVPDTFGGLSKCIKQVYEELLADGSIKPEPEIDEALLPELPLKVQEIMKQGEVIVEPLIRTTISDDRGEEPRYVGYAASELCEKGYGIEDVLSLLWSKKLPSREESEIIKRIIMISADHGPAVSGAFGAIIGACAGIDLPQAVSAGMTMIGPRFGGAVTNAGKYFKYGVKEFPNDIPGFLSWMKQNVGPVPGIGHRVKSVKNPDKRVKYLVDYVKNHTSLHTPCLSYALEVEKITTSKKDNLILNVDGTIGCILVDLDFPEQSLNGFFVLARTIGMIGHWIDQTTQGSKLIRLYDYLINYAVKEEREVPVKK; encoded by the coding sequence GTGAGTATATTAGCAAATAGGGATACACAGGTTGTCATCATAGGTGGCGTTGCCGGCCTGAATGCCGCAAGGAGGATGGCCCAGTTTGACTTTCTGATCAACAGGCCGCTCTCTGTACAGGCATTTGTCTATCCCCCCGAAGAAGGCCAGCAGAAAGAGATCTACCGTGGCGGTGAGCTGAAAAACGTTCCCGTCTATTCGTCACTCGAAGATGCACTGGCTGAAAACCCGGGAATCAATACAGCCCTTATCTATATCGGGGCAAACCGTGCCTACCAGGCCGCAAAGGAAGCGCTTGAAGCAAGCAGCATCAAGCTGGTTTCAATGATTACCGAAGGCGTTCCTGAAAAGGATGCCAAAAGACTGAGAAAACTTGCCATCGAAGCCGGCAAGCTCTTCAACGGTCCCTCCTCCATTGGCATCATGTCGGCAGGGGAGTGCCGTCTCGGCGTCATCGGCGGCGAGTTCAAAAACCTCAAGCTCTGCAACCTTTACCGTTCAGGCTCATTCGGCGTCATCACCAAGTCGGGCGGGCTTTCGAACGAAGCCATGTGGCTCTGCGCACAAAACGGCAACGGCATTACCACGGCCGTGGCTATCGGAGGCGATGCCTATCCCGGTACCGATTTCGTCACCTACCTGGAAATGTTCGAAAAAGACCCTGAAACCAAGGCTGTCGTTATTGTCGGCGAAGTCGGGGGAACCCTCGAAGATGAAGCTGCCGAATGGCTCGCAGCTGAAAAACGCCGTATCCGTCTTGTCGCAACAATCGGCGGAACCTGTCAGGAGGTACTGCCTCAGGGCATGAAATTCGGACATGCCGGGGCAAAAGAGGGCAAGAAGGGCGTCGGTTCGGCACGTGCAAAAATGAACGCACTGCGCGATGCGGGAGCTCTCGTACCCGACACCTTCGGCGGCCTGTCGAAATGCATCAAGCAGGTTTACGAAGAGCTGCTCGCCGACGGAAGCATCAAACCGGAACCGGAGATCGACGAGGCGCTGCTGCCGGAACTGCCGCTGAAAGTTCAGGAAATCATGAAGCAGGGCGAAGTGATCGTCGAACCGCTCATTCGTACCACCATTTCCGACGACCGCGGAGAGGAGCCCCGTTATGTCGGTTATGCCGCTTCGGAACTCTGCGAAAAGGGTTACGGCATCGAAGATGTCCTCAGCCTCCTCTGGAGCAAGAAGCTGCCTTCACGTGAAGAGTCGGAAATCATCAAACGCATCATCATGATCTCCGCCGACCACGGTCCGGCAGTATCCGGCGCATTCGGAGCAATCATCGGCGCCTGTGCAGGCATCGATCTGCCTCAGGCAGTATCTGCCGGTATGACCATGATCGGCCCGCGATTCGGCGGAGCTGTCACCAATGCCGGTAAATATTTCAAGTACGGCGTCAAGGAGTTCCCGAACGATATTCCCGGATTCCTCTCATGGATGAAGCAGAATGTCGGTCCGGTTCCCGGAATCGGCCACCGCGTCAAAAGCGTGAAAAACCCTGACAAGCGGGTGAAGTACCTGGTCGACTATGTCAAGAACCACACCTCGCTGCACACCCCTTGCCTGAGCTATGCGCTCGAGGTCGAAAAGATCACCACGTCGAAAAAAGACAACCTGATTCTCAACGTGGACGGTACCATCGGCTGTATTCTCGTCGATCTGGACTTCCCGGAACAGTCGCTCAACGGCTTCTTCGTTCTGGCCCGTACCATCGGCATGATCGGCCACTGGATCGATCAGACCACCCAGGGATCGAAGCTGATCAGGCTGTACGACTACCTGATCAACTACGCGGTAAAGGAAGAGCGCGAAGTACCCGTAAAGAAGTAA